From one Montipora capricornis isolate CH-2021 chromosome 10, ASM3666992v2, whole genome shotgun sequence genomic stretch:
- the LOC138018831 gene encoding uncharacterized protein DDB_G0284459-like, protein MPLNDLFSKAPAPLPLSEEPWPKPQPVPPQETVPSTSGKEAPGSEYRKSSLYSTARPTLDEFLRTDYLMIPEFLMQVNKAKKAASDVENKGLVKNLKSAQERGNCINEEENSSSVYSTHQDRSFRCMDNTDETKTFEKKAVQLNETASLATHVADKLSTAVSRCQIISNKITAPPSLRPKQRVKKVMKGGSLVTIPAPQPKSRSVNGSQVSPEGTSTATTSDITPECGGCMEKGLELFKKSILEETVNETHIKVTNNNHSRASYQENANIHTKPKISAIESNQLKSDNSPKDKQSAVHCKVFPATLPQRKDDAFKQNIEAESEVHTDKTFCGDESLLKDFVTKERRKDNVNTRADKNDVSFTAAKVAMDTNDSPIEKSGFEVLKEKKVNKECTENDNNNSSQERDSNQLKSENSLKDKQSAVHCKVFPAILPQRKDDAFKQNIEAESEVHTDKTFCGDESLLKHFPIKERRKDIVNAGTDKNDVSFTVAKVAMDTNDSPIEKSGVEVLKEKEVNKECTENDNSNSSQERDSNQLKSEISLKDKKSAVHCKVFPAILHQRKDDAFKQNIEAESEVHTDKTFCGDESLLKHFPIKERRKDIVNAGIDKNDVSFTVAKVAMDTNDSPIEKSGVEVLKEKNVNKECTENDNNNSSQERESNQLKSENSLKDKKSAAHCKVFPAILHQRKDDAFKQNIEAESAVHTDKTFCGDESLLKHFPIKEGRKDIVKTGTDKNGVSFTVAKVAMDTNKSPIEKSGVEVLKEKNMNKECTENDNNNVSQEIATRLTKHSNIDKVEKLPHVLSIVTSKQELHDIEKVENNFAKECIGSDKKQAEVDNPLPTGIIETIAKTMAHENYDNLGEYDGDITDKNKEDNKGNTAIAIDNERNTNSVIAVVTCINDNSEGKVADGCCDVRNGCVESDDDDDDDDDESGGEDSGDDDDHELVGEPGEDADTRQNSVSEDDEDYAELVMDDSDTDENEEEDYSFVLGNASDDTDEEEDEVKSDYEPEDMNLDSDTESSVGGITFYHDTTVSRKRKRLRNKRLKRKAKNQKKNSQHKKAKAEKKGATGKNSSELDPSKGKVSDKKQMHPMSSRPPVPQDGPKKQLELEIQKATETSSNNQKDTIAIRNKTPVQSSVEEGSLLSMVSFCAVDVAVAASEKLAIKRSRGGQHAKKLKKAKRRAAALERIRNGEPHPRHAARRETQPKPICSYYIHGKCRKGEECPFRHVKSALIKKEEICKFYATDSCYLGDNCVYMHSSFPCKFFHIGHNCWNADRCKFSHDPLTLKTWRLLLTTLDPSSENSVQPSQMSNFTKAGTPTCISSQQVAVKNLSSENSSLVSVSSSYNLRESTRKRSLSTSEAGSDHVTVKKREIPHEEGRDETGSFFVPGIYKDMLK, encoded by the exons ATGCCTTTGAACGATCTTTTTTCCAAAGCTCCAGCTCCACTTCCATTAAGTGAAGAGCCATGGCCAAAACCACAGCCTGTACCTCCTCAGGAAACGGTACCATCAACTTCAGGGAAAGAAGCACCTGGGAGCGAGTACAGGAAATCATCCCTGTACTCCACAGCGCGACCTACTCTGGACGAATTTTTGCGAACAGATTATTTAATGATTCCTGAGTTTTTGATGCAAGTGAATAAGGCAAAGAAAGCAGCAAGCGACGTGGAAAACAAAGGTCTtgttaaaaatttgaaatctgCACAAGAAAGAGGGAATTGCATTAATGAGGAGGAGAATTCCTCTTCTGTATATTCAACTCACCAAGATCGATCCTTTCGTTGCATGGACAATACCGACGAAACTAAGACCTTTGAGAAAAAGGCAGTTCAACTCAACGAAACAGCATCTCTAGCTACTCATGTTGCTGATAAACTATCTACTGCAGTTTCTAGATGTCAGATAATTTCCAATAAAATTACAGCTCCTCCTTCTCTAAGACCAAAACAGCGAGTCAAGAAAGTTATGAAGGGAGGATCATTGGTAACCATTCCAGCTCCACAGCCTAAAAGTAGATCTGTAAATGGTAGTCAAGTTTCCCCAGAGGGAACTAGCACAGCAACCACATCTGATATTACACCAGAATGTGGTGGATGCATGGAGAAAGGGCTTGAGTTGTTTAAGAAAAGCATTCTTGAGGAAACTGTGAATGAAACCCACATTAAAGTGACAAATAACAATCATTCAAGGGCTTCTTATCAAGAAAATGCTAATATACACACAAAACCAAAGATTTCTGCAATAGAGAGCAATCAATTAAAATCTGACAATTCACCGAAGGATAAACAAAGTGCTGTTCATTGCAAGGTTTTCCCAGCAACTTTACCTCAGAGAAAAGATGATgcttttaagcaaaatatagaAGCAGAGTCAGAAGTGCACACTGATAAGACTTTCTGTGGAGATGAAAGCTTACTAAAAGATTTTGTCACcaaagaaagaaggaaggacAATGTTAACACTCGCGCTGACAAGAATGATGTAAGCTTTACCGCTGCTAAAGTGGCCATGGATACTAATGACAGCCCCATAGAAAAATCAGGTTTTGAAGTCTTGAAAGAGAAAAAGGTTAACAAAGAATGTACTGAGAATGATAATAACAATTCCTCACAGGAAAGAGATAGCAATCAATTAAAATCTGAAAATTCACTGAAGGACAAACAAAGTGCTGTTCATTGCAAGGTTTTCCCAGCAATTTTACCTCAAAGAAAAGATGATgcttttaagcaaaatatagaAGCAGAGTCAGAAGTGCACACTGATAAGACTTTCTGTGGAGATGAAAGCTTACTAAAACATTTCCCTAtcaaagaaagaaggaaagacATTGTTAACGCTGGCACTGACAAGAATGATGTAAGTTTTACCGTTGCTAAAGTGGCCATGGATACTAATGACAGCCCAATAGAAAAATCAGGTGTTGAAGTCTTGAAAGAGAAAGAGGTTAACAAAGAATGTACTGAGAATGATAATAGCAATTCCTCACAGGAAAGAGATAGCAATCAATTAAAATCTGAAATTTCACTGAAGGACAAAAAAAGTGCTGTTCATTGCAAGGTTTTCCCAGCAATTTTACATCAGAGAAAAGATGATgcttttaagcaaaatatagaAGCAGAGTCAGAAGTGCACACTGATAAGACTTTCTGTGGAGATGAAAGCTTACTAAAACATTTTCCTAtcaaagaaagaaggaaagacATTGTTAACGCTGGCATTGACAAGAATGATGTAAGTTTTACCGTTGCTAAAGTGGCCATGGATACTAATGACAGCCCCATAGAAAAATCAGGTGTTGAAGtcttgaaagagaaaaatgttAACAAAGAATGTACTGAGAATGATAATAACAATTCCTCACAGGAAAGAGAGAGCAATCAATTAAAATCTGAAAATTCACTGAAGGACAAAAAAAGTGCTGCCCATTGCAAGGTTTTCCCAGCAATTTTACATCAGAGAAAAGATGATgcttttaagcaaaatatagaAGCAGAGTCAGCTGTGCACACTGATAAGACTTTCTGTGGAGATGAAAGCTTACTAAAACATTTCCCTATcaaagaaggaaggaaagacATTGTTAAGACTGGCACTGACAAGAATGGTGTAAGTTTTACCGTTGCTAAAGTAGCCATGGATACCAATAAGAGCCCAATAGAAAAATCAGGTGTTGAAGtcttgaaagagaaaaatatgaACAAAGAATGTACTGAGaatgataataacaatgtcTCACAGGAAATCGCAACACGATTGACCAAACATTCTAACATTGACAAAGTGGAAAAGCTGCCACATGTTTTATCCATTGTGACTTCAAAGCAAGAGCTACACGACATTGAGAAAGTGGAAAACAACTTTGCAAAGGAATGTATTGGGTCTGATAAAAAACAAGCAGAGGTTGACAACCCTTTACCCACTGGCATCATAGAAACCATTGCAAAAACAATGGCCCATGAAAATTATGATAACTTGGGGGAATACGATGGTGATATTACAGATAAAAACAAGGAAGACAATAAAGGCAACACTGCTATAGCTATTGACAATGAAAGGAATACTAATTCTGTTATTGCTGTTGTTACATGCATTAATGATAACAGTGAGGGGAAAGTTGCTGATGGTTGCTGTGATGTGAGGAATGGTTGTGTtgaaagtgatgatgatgatgatgatgatgacgatgagaGTGGTGGTGAGGATAGTGGTGATGACGATGACCATGAACTTGTTGGTGAGCCTGGCGAAGATGCTGACACTAGACAAAATTCAGTGAGTGAAGATGATGAGGATTATGCCGAGCTTGTTATGGATGACTCAGATACTGATGAAAATGAAGAAGAAGACTATTCATTCGTTCTTGGCAATGCGAGTGATGACACCGACGAGGAGGAAGATGAAGTTAAGAGTGATTACGAGCCAGAAGACATGAATTTGGATTCTGACACGGAATCTTCTGTGGGAGGAATAACATTTTATCATGATACCACTGTGAGCAGGAAGAGAAAACGGTTAAGAAACAAGAGGCTCAAGCGAAAAGCGAAAAATCAGAAAAAGAATTCTCAGCACAAAAAAGCCAAAGCTGAGAAGAAGGGTGCTACAGGAAAGAACAGTTCAGAACTTGATCCTAGCAAAGGAAAAGTTTCTGATAAAAAACAAATGCACCCAATGTCATCAAGACCGCCTGTTCCTCAAGATGGACCAAAGAAACAACTGGAACTCGAGATACAGAAAGCCACAGAGACATCATCAAACAACCAGAAAGATACAATAGCCATCCGAAATAAAACACCTGTACAAAGTTCAGTGGAAGAGGGATCGCTTCTCTCAATGGTGTCCTTTTGTGCAGTGGATGTAGCAGTGGCAGCGAGTGAGAAG TTGGCCATTAAGAGAAGTCGCGGTGGACAGCATGCAAAAAAGTTGAAGAAAGCTAAGAGAAGAGCGGCAGCCTTAGAGAGAATCCGAAATGGTGAGCCACATCCCAGACATGCGGCAAGACGAGAAACACAGCCCAAACCAATTTGCAGTTATTACATCCATGGAAAGTGCAGAAAG GGTGAGGAATGCCCTTTCCGTCACGTCAAATCGGCCTTGATCAAGAAGGAAGAGATTTGCAAATTCTATGCCACGGATAGCTGTTATTTGGGAGACAACTGCGTCTATATGCAC AGCTCAtttccttgtaaattttttcacatTGGACACAACTGTTGGAATGCGGATCGCTGTAAATTCTCTCATGATCCTCTGACCTTGAAAACGTGGCGCCTTCTACTAACG ACTCTCGACCCATCTTCTGAAAACTCGGTGCAGCCGTCGCAGATGAGTAACTTCACTAAAGCTGGCACTCCAACATGCATATCAAGCCAACAGGTAGCTGTCAAAAATCTTTCTTCTGAAAACTCTTCACTGGTATCAGTCTCCTCTTCGTACAATCTCAGAGAGAGCACGCGGAAAAGAAGCCTGAGCACGAGTGAAGCGGGAAGTGATCACGTGACTGTTAAAAAGCGGGAGATCCCTCACGAAGAAGGCCGAGACGAGACGGGCTCGTTCTTTGTTCCCGGGATATACAAAGATATGTTGAAGTGA